The Mucilaginibacter terrenus genome has a segment encoding these proteins:
- a CDS encoding sensor histidine kinase, which produces MTFNRYEWRLLLRIFLLFIAITATSIVVVEERYMYGVITVPLVIYSVLDLIRFQRKAMDEVDQFVESIHYRDFSRHFDVRRAPNELKPLRKGFNEINSTFKLISRERETQYHYLQKILELVDTGLLSFELETGETGWINEAFKNLIGVPYLKTIHSLEKREPLLYADLMQLKPGEAKVMAITRNQQQVKMLVSASIMRSDGKMYKLVAFQNVSEALDETESKAWSKLLNVMTHEIMNSVAPISSLADTLKNRLKSPDITENLHNVDLEDIELGVDTIKRRSEGLLKFTESYRSLNKITKLDLDKMLVRDMFENLNSLMTPTLEKKNIELDIILRDPALAIEADVNLLDQVMINLLVNAIEAVKDRPEPQITLSAELANNKLVVKVIDNGVGMPPELLDKIFIPFFSTRKTGSGIGLSLCKQIMLLHKGNIQVQSTEGKGSAFILTLNPPAPKADAAVVNEAKQAVSQAT; this is translated from the coding sequence ATGACATTTAACCGTTACGAATGGCGGCTGCTGCTGCGCATATTTCTGCTGTTTATTGCGATAACTGCCACATCTATTGTGGTAGTAGAGGAACGTTACATGTACGGTGTTATTACCGTTCCGCTGGTGATTTATTCTGTGTTGGACCTTATCCGATTTCAGAGGAAGGCCATGGACGAGGTAGACCAGTTTGTTGAATCTATCCACTACCGCGACTTCAGCCGGCACTTTGATGTCCGCCGCGCGCCAAATGAATTGAAGCCGCTGCGAAAAGGTTTTAACGAGATCAACAGCACCTTTAAGCTCATCAGCCGCGAACGCGAAACCCAATACCACTACCTGCAAAAGATACTGGAGCTGGTGGATACCGGCCTGCTCTCCTTCGAACTGGAAACCGGCGAAACCGGCTGGATAAACGAGGCCTTTAAGAACCTCATCGGCGTACCGTATCTGAAAACCATCCATTCGCTCGAAAAACGCGAACCTTTACTTTATGCCGACCTTATGCAACTAAAGCCGGGTGAAGCAAAGGTTATGGCCATCACCCGCAACCAGCAGCAGGTAAAAATGCTGGTAAGTGCCAGCATCATGCGCAGCGACGGCAAAATGTACAAGCTGGTCGCTTTCCAGAACGTAAGCGAGGCGCTGGATGAAACGGAATCAAAAGCGTGGTCGAAACTGCTGAACGTAATGACGCATGAGATCATGAACTCTGTTGCACCGATATCATCTCTTGCAGATACACTGAAGAACCGCCTGAAAAGCCCGGACATTACCGAAAACCTGCACAATGTAGACCTGGAGGATATTGAGCTTGGCGTTGACACTATTAAACGCCGGAGCGAAGGTCTACTCAAATTTACTGAAAGCTACCGCAGCCTCAACAAGATCACAAAGCTTGACCTTGATAAGATGCTGGTGCGCGATATGTTCGAGAACCTGAACAGCCTCATGACACCAACGCTCGAAAAGAAGAACATCGAGCTGGACATCATCCTGCGCGACCCGGCTCTTGCCATTGAGGCCGACGTTAATCTGCTTGACCAGGTAATGATAAACCTGCTGGTGAACGCCATTGAAGCAGTAAAGGACCGCCCCGAACCGCAGATAACTCTGTCTGCTGAGTTGGCCAACAATAAACTGGTGGTAAAAGTAATAGATAACGGTGTGGGCATGCCGCCCGAGTTGCTGGACAAGATCTTTATCCCATTCTTCAGTACGCGTAAAACCGGCAGCGGTATCGGCCTTAGCCTCTGTAAGCAAATTATGCTGCTGCATAAGGGCAATATACAGGTGCAGTCTACCGAGGGTAAAGGCTCTGCATTTATCCTTACACTCAACCCGCCTGCGCCCAAGGCTGATGCAGCTGTTGTTAATGAGGCAAAACAAGCAGTAAGCCAGGCAACTTAG
- a CDS encoding sigma-54-dependent transcriptional regulator, with protein MILKKATVLIVDDDPDVLTAVKLLLKPETQEIITEKNPENLNWLLQRNQVDLVLLDMNFNSAINTGNEGIYWLRKIKEWKPNVCVIMITAYGDIDLAVRSLKEGANDFVVKPWHNEKLIETIKDLLDKKEGSSKSSRPSAKGGAGQTNILGESEVMEDIFHKVNKIAPTDANILILGENGTGKDLMAKAIHERSLRADKPFVKVDVGALTDSLFESELFGHKKGAYTDAREDRMGRFEEAHGGTLFLDEIGNISLQQQAKLLTILQNRQVTRLGTNKAVDVDIRLICATNVPLSELANENRFRKDLIYRINTVEINMPPLRCRAEDIVLLARHFAKMYAGKYLKPSMDFDNTAVQKLKSYNFPGNVRELQYTIERAVIMADDHVLRADDLIFSILEAPGEQTTENDSNIPLSAMEKNAILRVIEKHNGNITRAAKELGLTRTALYRRLSKYDI; from the coding sequence ATGATATTAAAGAAAGCTACCGTTTTAATTGTTGATGACGATCCGGATGTGTTAACGGCTGTTAAATTACTGCTGAAACCGGAAACACAGGAAATAATTACCGAAAAAAATCCTGAAAACCTGAACTGGCTGCTGCAACGTAATCAGGTAGATTTGGTGTTGCTGGACATGAACTTTAATAGCGCCATTAACACCGGCAATGAAGGCATTTACTGGCTGCGCAAAATAAAAGAATGGAAGCCGAATGTCTGCGTGATCATGATAACCGCTTACGGTGATATTGACCTGGCGGTGCGTTCGCTAAAAGAAGGTGCTAACGATTTTGTAGTAAAGCCATGGCACAACGAGAAACTGATAGAAACCATTAAAGACCTACTTGATAAAAAAGAAGGCAGCAGCAAAAGCAGCAGGCCATCTGCAAAAGGTGGTGCCGGGCAAACCAATATTCTCGGCGAATCTGAAGTGATGGAAGATATCTTTCATAAAGTGAACAAGATTGCTCCTACAGATGCTAATATTTTGATACTAGGCGAAAACGGCACCGGTAAGGACCTGATGGCAAAAGCTATACACGAGCGGTCATTACGCGCAGATAAGCCATTTGTAAAGGTGGACGTAGGCGCACTTACAGACAGCTTATTCGAGAGTGAGCTGTTTGGTCATAAGAAAGGTGCTTATACCGATGCCCGTGAAGACCGCATGGGCCGCTTTGAGGAAGCGCACGGCGGCACCCTGTTCCTGGACGAAATTGGCAACATCAGCCTGCAGCAGCAAGCCAAACTGCTCACCATATTACAAAACCGGCAAGTGACCCGTCTGGGTACCAACAAAGCAGTAGATGTAGACATCCGGCTGATATGCGCTACCAACGTTCCGCTGAGCGAACTGGCGAATGAAAACCGTTTCCGTAAGGATTTGATCTATCGTATAAACACCGTAGAAATTAACATGCCGCCATTGCGTTGCCGCGCCGAAGACATTGTGTTGCTGGCAAGGCACTTTGCAAAGATGTACGCGGGTAAGTACCTAAAGCCGAGTATGGATTTTGATAATACCGCGGTACAAAAGCTAAAATCATACAACTTCCCGGGTAACGTGCGCGAGCTGCAGTACACCATAGAACGTGCTGTGATTATGGCCGACGATCATGTACTCCGTGCCGATGACCTCATCTTCTCTATACTGGAAGCACCCGGAGAGCAAACTACGGAGAACGACAGCAATATCCCGCTGAGCGCTATGGAAAAAAATGCCATTCTCCGCGTGATAGAAAAACATAACGGCAACATCACCCGTGCCGCTAAAGAACTTGGTTTAACACGTACGGCACTTTACCGCCGCCTGAGCAAGTATGACATTTAA
- a CDS encoding efflux RND transporter periplasmic adaptor subunit, with product MDRVIQKKKWSNKRLMTIAGVAGVVLLVAGSVMFTSGKSKLNVDLERITISEIKKGDFQENIPVNGVVMPLTTIYLDAVEGGRVEEKYVEDGANLKKGDPIIKLANTDLELNLANQETAVYAAQTQMQISHNAAQQNTVTKLNQMADVDNAFKEAERVYMLDKKLLDQKAIGLQEFKAAENNYNYQVRRKKLTTQILKQDTSLTKQEGVQAREQYAHMKSTLELMRKKVADLTVRAPIDGQLTSMDAEVGQNKNKGEHLGQIDAQSGFKVRVDVEEHYLSRIYTGLKGDFQFADKTYNLVIKKVYTQVTNGRFQVDMQFVGQVPKGIRKGQTLQIRLALSDPTKALLLPKGGFYQQTGGNWIFKVSEDGKTAYRVDIQINRQSPDYYELTNGLQPGDKVITSSYENYGDIQELVLKK from the coding sequence GTGGACAGAGTTATACAAAAAAAGAAATGGAGTAATAAGCGCCTGATGACCATAGCAGGTGTAGCAGGTGTGGTATTACTGGTTGCCGGCAGCGTGATGTTCACCTCCGGAAAAAGCAAGCTAAACGTTGATCTGGAGCGCATTACTATTAGTGAAATAAAGAAGGGCGATTTTCAGGAGAATATACCGGTTAATGGTGTAGTTATGCCGCTAACCACTATTTACCTTGATGCTGTTGAAGGTGGCCGTGTTGAGGAAAAGTATGTTGAAGACGGCGCCAACCTGAAAAAAGGTGATCCGATTATAAAGCTGGCAAACACCGATCTTGAACTGAACCTGGCTAACCAAGAGACAGCAGTTTACGCGGCACAAACACAAATGCAGATATCGCACAACGCTGCACAGCAAAATACAGTTACCAAGCTTAACCAAATGGCCGATGTAGACAACGCTTTTAAAGAAGCCGAACGCGTGTACATGCTGGACAAAAAACTATTAGATCAGAAAGCCATAGGCCTGCAGGAATTTAAGGCTGCCGAAAACAACTACAATTACCAGGTTAGGCGTAAAAAGCTTACCACCCAAATATTAAAACAAGACACCAGTCTTACTAAGCAGGAGGGTGTGCAGGCCCGTGAGCAATACGCGCACATGAAAAGCACACTGGAGTTAATGCGCAAAAAAGTAGCCGACCTTACCGTGCGTGCACCTATAGACGGGCAGTTAACATCAATGGATGCCGAAGTTGGCCAGAACAAGAATAAGGGCGAGCACCTGGGCCAGATTGACGCGCAAAGCGGATTTAAGGTAAGGGTAGATGTAGAAGAGCATTACTTATCACGTATTTACACAGGCCTAAAAGGAGACTTTCAATTTGCTGATAAGACGTATAATCTTGTTATCAAAAAGGTGTATACGCAGGTTACTAACGGCCGTTTCCAGGTAGATATGCAGTTTGTTGGCCAGGTGCCAAAGGGCATCCGCAAAGGGCAAACCTTACAGATTAGACTTGCTCTGAGCGACCCAACCAAAGCATTGCTATTACCAAAAGGTGGCTTTTACCAGCAAACCGGCGGTAACTGGATATTTAAAGTAAGTGAAGATGGTAAAACAGCCTACAGGGTAGACATACAGATAAACCGCCAAAGCCCCGACTATTATGAGCTGACAAATGGTTTGCAACCCGGCGACAAGGTTATTACATCCAGCTACGAGAACTACGGGGACATACAGGAACTGGTGCTAAAGAAGTAG